In Helianthus annuus cultivar XRQ/B chromosome 9, HanXRQr2.0-SUNRISE, whole genome shotgun sequence, the following are encoded in one genomic region:
- the LOC118481823 gene encoding uncharacterized protein LOC118481823, translating into MKDYFDEAPTFSNEFFRRRFRMSKRLFLRIVNDLEANYDYFKQKPDARGALGFTGIQKCTSALRILAYVNTTDINDEYLKMAEKTTQDSLEHFCRGIIDVYGARYLRTPTWEDLQKIYEVHNAKHGLPGMIGSIDCMHWRWDNCPTAWRGQHTRGDQKGPTIILQAVASQDLWVWSAYFGMVGSCNDINVFEQSPLLEEWISGKAPKASFYANGNYYPHVI; encoded by the exons atgaaagactattttgacGAGGCGCCGACATTTTCAAACGAATTTTTTAGGCGTCGTTTCCGAATGAGTAAGCGGTTGTTTCTACGCATAGTCAACGACTTGGAAGCCAACtacgattattttaaacaaaaaccggatgcgagaggggcacttggatttaccggtatccaaaagtgtacgtcggcattacgaatccttgcttatgttaacactaccgacatcaacgacgagtatctaAAAATGGCGGAGAAAACAACACAAGATAGCTTGGAACATTTTTGTCGCG gtataatTGATGTGTACGGTGCGCGTTATCTTAGAACGCCTACATGGGAGGACCTTCAAAAGATCTACGAGGTACATAATGCCAAGCATGGTTTGCCTGGTATGATCGGGAGCATAGATTGCATGCATTGGCGTTGGGATAACTGCCCGACTGCATGGCGAGGCCAACACACACGTGGTGACCAAAAAGGACCCACTATTATTCTTCAGGCGGTTGCTTCacaggacctttgggtttggtcggcttactttggcatggtcgggtcatgcaatgatatCAATGTTTTTGAACAATCGCCGTTGTTAGAGGAGTGGATTTCTGGCAAAGCTCCAAAAGCGTCGTTTTACGCAAATGGAAACTACTACCCCCATGTTATTTGA